The window TCATGGGAACAAATGTGATGACTGTACCGGTTGCACAAGAATTGCATGATAACTGGTATGATGTTCTTTTAGTAACTCATAAGAAAGAAAATTACGATACTTATAAGAGTAAAGTTGCTAATTTAAAATTAATTTCAAGTCTTGAAGAAACATGCTTAGAAAAAGCCGGTGCCTTTAATTGTGATATTTTGGTAGCTGGATTTATTGAAGATGAATTGAATCGTAAAATTGCCCGGATGGCTAAAGAGCATGGCGTTCAAAGAGTAATTGCAAGTCAAGAGCGACCAAAACCAGAGACGATTAAGAACTTAACAAATGAAAAGATTGAGATCTACAATCTCTTTAATGTTCAAACTTCAGTTTTACGTGCTTTGATTGAATCGCCATCTATTTTAAGAATTCTAACTGATACTAAGAATGGTCTTTTTGAAGTTACAGTTAGAAATCATAAATACGCTGGTCAAAAGTTGATGAATCTTGACTTTATTGAACAAATGACAGTAAGTCGAATTTGGAGAAATGGTACTTGGTTAGTACCGCATGGTAACACGATTATTGAAACTGGTGATCATTTGATCTTTACGGCTAAAGGCGAAGATGCAGAAAGAGTACGAGAAGAATTAGGAAGAAAAAATTAGCAAGAAAAAGGACAGGATTTTAATTCCTGTCCTTTTTGTTAACGTTGACTTTTAGCTTCTTGTAAAACAGCTAAGGTATTTAAACTATGGGTAAAAGCTTGATCAGCTTCTTTGAAATCATGTTGAGCAATGATTTTAGTAAATTCAATGAATTCAGCCACCATTCGGTGAGAGTACTTATTGTTGTTGATAACTTTAACTTCTTGTCCTTTTAATTGCATTCCAACTTTAGGCATTTCATTAGGGTGACCATAAATTATCAATGCGCCTTTTTCACCTTCAATGGTGCTGACATTCGGTGAAAAACTATCTTTAGCAGCGATTGAACTAGCTTGTTTATCAGGATAACTTAGGTGCAAGATGCCTGAAGTGTCGATATTTTTCTGCATTGTAGGGAAGTAATTGACAGCTTCTGGCTTGCCAAATAGTTTGATAATAATGTGCAAATTGTAAATTCCTAGATCCATCAAAGCACCACCGTCTTTTTTCGGATCAAAAGCTGGCTGAATATCACCAGCTAGAAAGGCATCATAGCGACTAGAATACTGAGTGTAGTTAAGGTTAACTACATGAATTGGAGCAATTTTATCTAAATTTTCTTCAATAAACTTAAAGTTTTCCAAATAAATGTTAGTTATGGCTTCAATAATGATGAGCTTCTTCTGATCAGCAATTGCTTTTAATTCTCTTGCTTCATCAACAGTTGCGACAAAAGGCTTTTCGCAAATAACATTTTTACCTGCTTCAAGTGCAGCTTTTGAAATAGAAAAGTGAAAACTATTTGGTACTGCTACATAAACAGTATCAACGTTAGGATCATTAAATAAGTCATCATTATTATCGTATAATTTAGTGATCTGATATTCTTTTTGTAAATCTAGGCCAATTTGATGACTTCTCTTAGTAGTTGCAAGAGCTGTAAGTTCGAGATTGGGAATTTGATCAGCAATTGTTAGAAAATCATGGACAATTTTTCCAGAACCAATAATACCTAATTTCATAAGTTTCTCCTTTAATTTGATTTAATATTTAGTTTTTTGGCATTTTTAGTAACCGAGGTTGGAATCTTTAATTTCTTAACCTGGTTAACATCATATAAGTGAAGTGATAAGGTGCCTTCTTTTTTACTATAGTAAGTAACTTTATAGTAAAGATCGGTTAGCTCTTTTTTGCGGTTAACTTTAACTCGCAGCTCAATGCTTTTTACATTACTTGACTGCGGGTCACTTGTAGAAGCTACTGAAGTAGCTTTTTGCATGCTTTTAATGACGTCTTTATCATTGCCATGGTAAGAAATTACATAGCCACTAAAGCCATTAGATTTTAGTTTTAACTTTTTAAAAGCATCATCAGAGAATTGTTTAAAGTTGTGAGCTGTATAGAGCTTTTTGTAGCCAGAGTAAACCTCATTGAAGATCGCATTTTGCTTAATATAATTCCATGCTTCATCATTATCACGATGATAGACGTATTGATCATTAGACCAGAGTTCAGAATTTGTATCTGATTTTGGGATACTTCTCATTGTGATGTGAATTGTGTTATTAGGACCAACGACATAGTTTGAGTACATTTTGCCTTTTGAATTGGTAGTTTTAACATCGACACGTGCTGTTTGAATTTCAGTATCTGCTGCTTTAGTTAAGGCAGCTTTAGGACTAGGCTTGCCAAGGGCAAAAGTAGCGCCCAAAATAATTACTACTAAAATAATAATGGCTAAAATTAAAGCGGCAATTTTGCCGCCTTGATTGTTAGGAAAAATAATCTTTTTATTTTTTGCTTTATTTTTCTGCATTAGTTTATCTTTCTAAAATGATTAT of the Lactobacillus gasseri ATCC 33323 = JCM 1131 genome contains:
- a CDS encoding Gfo/Idh/MocA family protein, producing MKLGIIGSGKIVHDFLTIADQIPNLELTALATTKRSHQIGLDLQKEYQITKLYDNNDDLFNDPNVDTVYVAVPNSFHFSISKAALEAGKNVICEKPFVATVDEARELKAIADQKKLIIIEAITNIYLENFKFIEENLDKIAPIHVVNLNYTQYSSRYDAFLAGDIQPAFDPKKDGGALMDLGIYNLHIIIKLFGKPEAVNYFPTMQKNIDTSGILHLSYPDKQASSIAAKDSFSPNVSTIEGEKGALIIYGHPNEMPKVGMQLKGQEVKVINNNKYSHRMVAEFIEFTKIIAQHDFKEADQAFTHSLNTLAVLQEAKSQR